The genome window AGAATGGCAGAGTTCACTTTGTTTCAGTTCCTGTTTTGCTCCCTTTGTGGATAGTATCGTCAATAATGTAACATTCAACAGCGGTCCGCTTGCACCGGGAGATACAGCTTCAGTCTCAGTCCATATATTCACGATGTTAGCTCACGGACAGGCAACAGTATCATTACGATTTGGCAATGTTGATAACCCGCTGGAAACAGTAAACAGCACCGTTTTTGCAGCAACAAGTCCGACTAATATTTTTGATAATGCTGATGCAGCAGACAGCTATCTTCTTATTACCAATTACCCGAATCCTTTCAATCCTGAGACAAAAGTAAATTTTTCGATAAAGGAACCTGGACCGGTTAGTCTCTCCGTTGTATCATCAGACGGAACAATTTATACCGTTTTGGAAGAAGAGTATCGAAGCGCAGGAAATCATATCGTAAATCTTAATTTCGGAAGTCTGGGTCTTTCATCCGGTATATATTTCTTAAAACTGCAGTCAGGAAAATTCACCTCAATCAGAAAGGCAGTATTTCTCAAATGATCAGGTTTTTATTATCAATAATTATTTTATCTGTTTTGCTGACTGCTTCAGACGGGAAAAAAATACCTTCACATAAGTTCGAAAATCTTGAGGGTAAACAATCTGAACTGAAGACACTTCTCTCCAAACAAGTAACCATCATCACTTTCTGGGCGACCTGGTGCAAACCGTGCGCGGAAGAAATGAGTGAGTTTCAGAAACTACTTGATATCTACAAAGAATCCGGGTTAAAGGTAATTGCCATCTCAACAGATAATGAGCGGAGTATCTCAAAAGTAAAACCGTTTATGAAATCAAAAAAGTTTGAATTCACTGTCCTGCTGGACACAAACGGAGAAGCAATGAGGAAATTCGGGGTTCAGTCTGTCCCCCATACCTTTGTTGTATCGGAGGACGGAACAATACTTTATAATCACAGCGGATACAGCAAAGGGGATGAAAAAAAAGTTGAAGAAATAATTAAAGCTAAACTGAAAGCCGGCGCGTGAATTTAAGGCAAGCAACTTCTCTTTTCCTGACAATTTTTTTACTTCTCTGCACTCCGGATATGCAATCCCAGGATCATCAGCAGCCGGTTCAGCTGCCTGAGGGACTTTCACTTCAGAATGACCTGAAGTATTCATTCGATATTGAAAACAAGCGGGAAATTTTTGAAAACTGGCTGAATCTTGACTATCAGACAAGTATATTCTCCGCCGGAATCAGGTATGAGTTTTTTCAGCCGAATGACCCCAATCCTGCAGTATCCAGGGGGAAAAACCGTTACGGCGATATAGGATTCAGATATATTGGAATATCACTCGGTGATGCAAATGCAGGAGGTGAGATCACAGCGGGAAATTTTTATTCCCTTTTCAGCCGAGGAATGGTAATTAAAATTTATGAAGACCGTAATCTCCGGGTAGATAATAATCTTTCAGGTATGAGTTTTAAGGGATGGTATCATGATTTTTATCTGAAAGCATTCTCCGGTATGGCTGAAAATACCTCTGGCGTTAGAAATGAGATTCTGCACGCTGCTGATATAGAATACCGCGGATATGATTTCCTTCATGCAGGATTAAGCTACGCTTCAAATCAGCCGTCATCCCCAGCACTTGCCAGAACAGGAATGGCATCGGGAAGAATTACATCTTCCTGGGATAATTTTGATATTTATGCGGAAGCAGTCATTAAGCACAATGACGATATCCGGCAGATTCCTGCACTTAATAATGACCGTATTGCAGGAAAGGGATTCTATGGAAATCTGAACCTTTATTATGAATCCTTCAGTGTAACTGCAGAATATAAGCTCTATGATAACATCCTCTTTGCATCCTCGGACGGAACAATCATCTACAATACTCCTCCCGGCGTGAGGAAAGATTACAGCTTTGCCCTTCTGAACCGTCATCCTGTTCCCTTAGATCAGAACAATGAACAGGGGTTTCATCTGGATTTTAATATCCCCTGGTCATCTCACAACCTTTTAAACATTGCCTGGTCTAAAACAACTACTCTCACGCCTGACTCCTACTATAAGAGACTGATAGGAAGTTCCGTGGCAAGTTCAACAGGGTTGCAAGAATTATTTGCCTCCACACAGTTTGATATCTCAGAACATGGTAATATCCTTCCCGCAATAGGATATATGGAGGAAGACGTCACAAAAACCATCAGTATCACACCGATTGTTCAGTATATTCATACAACCGGGGATTTCACGTCACTCAGGTTTTCTCTTGAACATCAGTATGTAAGAAACCGCAGTACATCAGAGAAATATTACACTGATCTTCTTACGGCTGAATTCCACCGCTCACCTGATATCAGAGTGAGTCTGGTTTCTGAAATGGAAACAAAGGAGCCGGAAGCTGGGAAAACCATCCGTAAATTCTGGAATTTTGTACAGTTTTCATACAGAGTAAATGAGCAGTATCGTTTCTCCATCCTCGCAGGATCAAGGCAGGCAGGAAATATTTGTATAGGCGGAGTCTGCCGCTATGAACCAGAATTCAGAGGTATTGAATTAAGAATGTTCACTACACTTTAATTCTCTGACTTTTCATGAACAAACAGTTTCCATCTCCTCCCCTCTCTAAAATCATATCAAAAGCCCATCTTTTCTTAAAGGACGACCTCTCTTATTATCAGTATTTCCTTGAAACCTACGGTGATATGGTATTTATGCAGCTTGGTGACTTTGAGATGCTGCTTGCAAATGATCCGGGATTTATTCAGCATGTTCTTAAAACCAATTATACAAACTATTCCAAACCTAAGGCACTGCGTGAGCTGGCTCCTCTGCTGAAAGATGGTATTTTTTTTCTTGAAGATGAAGCCTGGCGCAAGGAAGTACAAATCCTTAAACCTGCTTTTCATCAATCAATGATTGCTCTGAATGAGTACGTCGTTAAAGAGGAGGTGGAAAAAACCTTTAGGTATCTTGATGAACTTGCAGTGCAGAAGAAAAGCGCAGAGCTTTCTTCGCTTTTGAGAAATCTGTTCCTTACCATCCTGATCAGGACGCAGTGTTCACCTGCTGCTTCCGTTGATCAGAAGCGGATGATTCACCTCCTTTCAGTACTGCTTGACGGGGTGAGACCGATTCAGTTTTATACTCGTGTAATTAAAAAAGAATTCAACAATTTCGTAAATGCCGGATTTTTCAATGATCCTTTCCCAGCAGCAGCTCAGGAAATTGAAGATATGATGATGGAGGTATTTTACGCAGCTGAATCAGGAAAAATTGAAGCAACCGGAATTCTATCAATGATTCTTACAGCATATAAGGACGGGAAAATTGACCTTGCAACTGTCAGAGGAGAAATGCGTAATCTTGTTTTTGCAGGGATGGATACCGTGGCAGACAGTATGACCTGGTTTATGAATAATCTTATGCTTCATAAGGAAATTCAGAATACCTGTCGAGATGAAGTTATCAAATTATCGGAAGAAAGCATTCTTTCATACAACCTAATAGATAGATTCGTATACTTCTATGCTTCTTTCAGAGAGTCATTACGTCTTAATCCTTCTGTTTGGGCATTTCACCGAATGACACTTGCAGAGGATTCATGGAACGGATATAGGATCCCAAAAGGAGTATGGATTTTTATCTCCCCTCTTTTTCTCCACCGTAATGGTAAATACTGGGATGAACCGATGAAATTTAAGCCGGAAAGATTTATCGGGACTACAATAGTGAACCCGTTTTATTATATACCTTTCGGTCAGGGTCCGCATTATTGCCTTGGAAGCAGAATAGCACAACTACAAATAATGCAGATTACAGGCAGTCTTATTAAAAGATATGAATTTACAAGATCGTCATCTAATAATAAGAAGTTTTATGCAGGAGTAATGCTGCATCCCGCTCACGGACTTTATGCTGACCTTAAGAAAATCTAGAATTCAGCTTATTCTTCCTGAAAGCTTATAGCAATCCCTCTCTCAGTGAGATAACCGATAACTTTTTGGAAGACAGAAGTATCATGCGGGAGATTTTCAGGAAATACGACCCCTGATTCAGTAATCAGTCCCTCACTGATAAGTTCAGTAAATGCACAACAGGTGTAACCGGTCGTACGCTCCATTGAAGAAAAACCGGTTGCCTGATCCCGTTCATCATATAAATCGCATATGATTACCCCATCAGCCTGATCTTTTGTATATCCCATTTCAACGCGCATTAAAGTAAACTCATCATAACCTGGCTCTCCTTTCCAGGCGTCAGTCAGGAGTAAGGCAGATACATCCCTTGGTGATATGGATTTCCCATTAACAGTAATCTCTTTTTCATCAAAAAATCCTGCAGACTTAAGAAAACGCATATATTCTGCATGTTTAGGATACCGAAGGGTCATCTCCTTCATATCCGGCAGTTTCATGGTATGGAGCAGCGATCTCAGTCCATCAGTATTAAAAGCTTCAAGTTCACCAACCCGCGGAAATGTAATGATTTCCGGTCCGGAAAGCGCTTCTTCAATAATCAAAGATCCGTCAGATACAAATCTGGCAGGTCGGGTATATTCTTCAATAACATCAATTGGTGAGAACGGCGCACAATATTCATGAGGATACTTACGTTCTTTAGGCAGACCTCCCACATAACATTTAAAACTGTTCAGGGAATAAATCTTATTATAATACCCTAGGATAAAGTTGCTGAGTCCGGGTGCGACACCTGCGTCCGGTATCAGAACTGATTTATTTTTTCTGTATAGCTCGTCAAGTTCTTTGGCATCTTCCGGGAAAAATGAAATATCAACAACTGGTTTCCCAAAGACAGCAAGTTTACTCATTAATTCATATCCCATCCACCCTGGAACGGCTCCTACAAACAAATCTGCTTCTTTTAAGGGAGCAATTTCATTAATATTGCCGCGTAAGTCACAACAGACTGTCTTAATGGATGAATTTCCTTCAAACCTCCTAAGTGCATTCTCAGAACTGTCTGCCACGATGATTGAATATCGCTCACTGAGCGTCTGCGCAATACATCCCCCTACTTTACCTGCTCCAAGAACTGCAATTGTATTAATCATCGGATTTCTTCTACTGGAATTTTGACCAAAAATGTATCTCTGTTTTTATTCACCAGTTTACTATCCCGTATCCAGGGATTGTAATACTTCAACTGTGCATAAGTAATCCCTTCAGCTTTTGCAAAATCGATCCAGCTTTGAACTGTTCCGGTAACTTCAATCTCATAGGTGCGCAAAGGCTTATAATACTGGTCAGGCGAGAGAAAATAGCCATACATTTCCGGATGCTGATGAATGAGTTTATATGCCATAGCCCTGAATACATACCGTGCAGTTTCATCAGCCATGTGAAGCGAAAAATAATCGGATTCACCCTGTGCTTCAAGTTTGCTTCCTATTCCTCTCATTCCTGCATTGTATGCAGCGGCCGCAAGAGTCCAGGTTCCAAAATTACCCTTTGCCTGTTTAAGATATCTTACTGCGGCAAGTGTCGCCTTTTCAGGATCATACCGCTGATCAATTTCTTTATTGATGACCAGCCCATAATACTTCCCTGTTTTATCAAGTATCTGCCAGAATCCAACTGCAGCAGCCGGAGATATCGCATTGGTTAAATTACTCTCTGCTATCACAAGATATTTCAGATCATCAGGAATTCCCTCACGCCTGAAAATGTCTTCAATCATCGGGAACCACCTTCCCGTTCTTTTTAAGGACATGAGGGTCAGAGAATATGAAAAGCTGGAAACAATAAGTTCACGTTCCAGCCGCTCACGTATATACCACTTGTCAAGGTCAACCTTTTCGCCTGCAAAAGTCATCTCGGCAGGAAGCGGAGGAGATGAACTGTATCCAAACTGAGGTTTCGGCCCGGTTATAGTATCTCCGATAACCGTATTGCTCTCAGGCAGAGCGACAGGAATAGTTGTCAAAAATAGCGCTGAAGCACCCGTAATTATACCAACCGTGAGGATTAGAATTTCTTTTTTTGTCATAGGTCAATTTATCAATAAATAATAACCCTGCGCAACCAGAAAACAGATGATAAAGCCCATAATCAGGGGAATAAATGTTGCCAGAGCAGTCCATTTAATACTTCCGGTCTCCTTATATATGGTATAAATGGTTGTTGAACAGGGATTATGCAGCAGGCTAAAGAGCATTAATGATATACCGGTAAGTGCAGTCCATCCGCCTGCGCTAAGAATTTCCGCAGTCAGAGAAACTGAGTCTGCCTCAAACATAACACCGGCACCGGAACCGAGGTTCTCAAGTCCCAGAACATGTACCGTGAGCATTAAAATGGTTGGAACCACTATCTCGTTGGCGGGTATAGCAATTATATAAGCAAGGATAATTACCCCGTTAAGCCCGAAGAATAGCGCATAAGGATCCACCCAGGTAATAAAATGCTGTGCTATACTCAGTTCACCGATATTGATATTGCCAGTCAGCCAGATTAACACTCCGGCAGGAGCCGCAAAAATCATCGCCCTCCATAAAACAAACAGAGTTCTGTCTATAAGTGACGTATACAATATCTGAAGAATTCGGGGTTTTCTGTAAGGAGGCAGTTCAAGACTGAATGATGATGGTTCTCCTTTAAGAACAGTGTTTGAAAGCCCGCGGCTTACCACCAGACTGAGAAAAATGCCAAAAAGTGCCACGGCAATTACCGCACCCGCTGTAGCGATGCCGGAATATACCGGCGGTACCAGCGCTCCGATAAAGATTGATGCAATAAGAATCTGTGTCGGCCATCTGCCGTTACAAAGTGAAAAATTATTCGTTATGATAGCTACTATTCTTTCACGCGGACTGTCAATAATTCTTGCTGCTACAACACCGGCTGCGTTACAGCCAAAACCCATGCTCATCGTCAATGCCTGTTTTCCATGAGCTCCTGCCCTTCTGAAAAGCGCATCTAGATTAAATGCCACTCTCGGCAGATATCCTAAATCTTCAAGAAAGGTAAAAAGAGGAAAAAAGATTGCCATCGGCGGCAGCATAACACTTATTACCCATGCCAGTGAGAGATAGGCTCCATCAATCAGGATACCGCTCAGCCACCAGGGAAATCCGGCATTAACAGCAAGGGACTTCAAAAGAGGATGAATCGTATCCACCAATAAAACAGCAAGCATGCCGCTGGGAATATTTGTACCTACTACAGTGAGCCAGAAGACCAAAGCCAGAATAAGAAACATGATGACAAATCCCCAGACTTTTGAGGTAACCAATCGGTCAATTTTACTATCAAGAATTGCCGCATGTTTTTTTCTGTCGAGCGCAATTGCATTTGATGCAATAGAATTTGCTTCTTGGTAAATTGAGCTTATTACAGAATCGTGTATATTCTCACCGATAGCGTAACGGAGTTTATTTGCTTCTTTAATTATTTGTTCGTTCGGATTCATAATTCTTCCTAATTTTTTTATTATGCAACGGTATGCTGCAGTACAAGTG of Ignavibacteriales bacterium contains these proteins:
- a CDS encoding ferrous iron transporter B translates to MMNPNEQIIKEANKLRYAIGENIHDSVISSIYQEANSIASNAIALDRKKHAAILDSKIDRLVTSKVWGFVIMFLILALVFWLTVVGTNIPSGMLAVLLVDTIHPLLKSLAVNAGFPWWLSGILIDGAYLSLAWVISVMLPPMAIFFPLFTFLEDLGYLPRVAFNLDALFRRAGAHGKQALTMSMGFGCNAAGVVAARIIDSPRERIVAIITNNFSLCNGRWPTQILIASIFIGALVPPVYSGIATAGAVIAVALFGIFLSLVVSRGLSNTVLKGEPSSFSLELPPYRKPRILQILYTSLIDRTLFVLWRAMIFAAPAGVLIWLTGNINIGELSIAQHFITWVDPYALFFGLNGVIILAYIIAIPANEIVVPTILMLTVHVLGLENLGSGAGVMFEADSVSLTAEILSAGGWTALTGISLMLFSLLHNPCSTTIYTIYKETGSIKWTALATFIPLIMGFIICFLVAQGYYLLIN
- a CDS encoding TlpA family protein disulfide reductase yields the protein MIRFLLSIIILSVLLTASDGKKIPSHKFENLEGKQSELKTLLSKQVTIITFWATWCKPCAEEMSEFQKLLDIYKESGLKVIAISTDNERSISKVKPFMKSKKFEFTVLLDTNGEAMRKFGVQSVPHTFVVSEDGTILYNHSGYSKGDEKKVEEIIKAKLKAGA
- a CDS encoding saccharopine dehydrogenase NADP-binding domain-containing protein, translating into MINTIAVLGAGKVGGCIAQTLSERYSIIVADSSENALRRFEGNSSIKTVCCDLRGNINEIAPLKEADLFVGAVPGWMGYELMSKLAVFGKPVVDISFFPEDAKELDELYRKNKSVLIPDAGVAPGLSNFILGYYNKIYSLNSFKCYVGGLPKERKYPHEYCAPFSPIDVIEEYTRPARFVSDGSLIIEEALSGPEIITFPRVGELEAFNTDGLRSLLHTMKLPDMKEMTLRYPKHAEYMRFLKSAGFFDEKEITVNGKSISPRDVSALLLTDAWKGEPGYDEFTLMRVEMGYTKDQADGVIICDLYDERDQATGFSSMERTTGYTCCAFTELISEGLITESGVVFPENLPHDTSVFQKVIGYLTERGIAISFQEE
- a CDS encoding cytochrome P450; the encoded protein is MNKQFPSPPLSKIISKAHLFLKDDLSYYQYFLETYGDMVFMQLGDFEMLLANDPGFIQHVLKTNYTNYSKPKALRELAPLLKDGIFFLEDEAWRKEVQILKPAFHQSMIALNEYVVKEEVEKTFRYLDELAVQKKSAELSSLLRNLFLTILIRTQCSPAASVDQKRMIHLLSVLLDGVRPIQFYTRVIKKEFNNFVNAGFFNDPFPAAAQEIEDMMMEVFYAAESGKIEATGILSMILTAYKDGKIDLATVRGEMRNLVFAGMDTVADSMTWFMNNLMLHKEIQNTCRDEVIKLSEESILSYNLIDRFVYFYASFRESLRLNPSVWAFHRMTLAEDSWNGYRIPKGVWIFISPLFLHRNGKYWDEPMKFKPERFIGTTIVNPFYYIPFGQGPHYCLGSRIAQLQIMQITGSLIKRYEFTRSSSNNKKFYAGVMLHPAHGLYADLKKI
- a CDS encoding T9SS type A sorting domain-containing protein, which encodes MIKNIFIILLLSSAINAQSFNLVQHQSSITDTLGTEIIFYFSVINTSSSPLSFYVKRTENLIPEEWQSSLCFSSCFAPFVDSIVNNVTFNSGPLAPGDTASVSVHIFTMLAHGQATVSLRFGNVDNPLETVNSTVFAATSPTNIFDNADAADSYLLITNYPNPFNPETKVNFSIKEPGPVSLSVVSSDGTIYTVLEEEYRSAGNHIVNLNFGSLGLSSGIYFLKLQSGKFTSIRKAVFLK
- a CDS encoding lytic transglycosylase domain-containing protein; the encoded protein is MTKKEILILTVGIITGASALFLTTIPVALPESNTVIGDTITGPKPQFGYSSSPPLPAEMTFAGEKVDLDKWYIRERLERELIVSSFSYSLTLMSLKRTGRWFPMIEDIFRREGIPDDLKYLVIAESNLTNAISPAAAVGFWQILDKTGKYYGLVINKEIDQRYDPEKATLAAVRYLKQAKGNFGTWTLAAAAYNAGMRGIGSKLEAQGESDYFSLHMADETARYVFRAMAYKLIHQHPEMYGYFLSPDQYYKPLRTYEIEVTGTVQSWIDFAKAEGITYAQLKYYNPWIRDSKLVNKNRDTFLVKIPVEEIR